The following proteins are co-located in the Manihot esculenta cultivar AM560-2 chromosome 7, M.esculenta_v8, whole genome shotgun sequence genome:
- the LOC110619094 gene encoding uroporphyrinogen decarboxylase, chloroplastic isoform X3: protein MKSNFHDPPTELSPVDFEEFSLPYLKQIVDTLRKTHPDLPLILYASGSGSLLERLALTGVDVVSLDWTVDMAEGRRRLGPDMAVQGNVDPGVLFGSNEFIANRINDVVRRAGRGKHILDLGHGIVVGTPEENVAHFFEVQLLLENVEKNPHQLGRKKKKGM from the exons ATGAAATCAAATTTTCATGACCCTCCTACAG AACTTAGCCCCGTGGATTTCGAGGAGTTCAGTCTTCCATACTTGAAGCAGATTGTGGATACCTTGAGAAAAACACATCCAGATCTCCCCCTAATCCTCTATGCAAGTGGATCTGGTAGCTTGCTTGAGAGGCTAGCTTTGACAGGTGTGGATGTAGTTAGCTTGGATTGGACAGTGGATATGGCTGAAGGTAGGAGGCGATTGGGACCCGATATGGCGGTTCAGGGAAATGTGGATCCTGGTGTTCTTTTTGGCTCAAATGAGTTTATCGCTAATCGGATAAACGATGTTGTGAGAAGAGCCGGAAGAGGGAAACATATATTGGATCTTGGTCATGGAATTGTAGTAGGCACACCAGAGGAGAATGTTGCTCATTTTTTTGAG GTTCAGTTACTCTTGGAGAATGTGGAAAAGAATCCACATCAGTtgggaagaaagaaaaaaaagggaatGTAA
- the LOC110619737 gene encoding high mobility group B protein 7, whose translation MANPPRTRKRVHAVRRAPDGSAFEKCENCGVLAAIALADMHECEAEPKKAVKRFKGLNGKQNIVEGCNSDQPRSPFRFFMEDFMNTCKKGKLIEIDQKGFEIWKNMSKEERQPYVNKAQKVNSAYVKSLIQEVDYSSEVDEEVDSATVGKFDPLYEVDGCNDYSDSFDGLRSFNTWELEMVKPWITGKWSSRSL comes from the exons ATGGCGAATCCTCCGAGAACCCGCAAAAGGGTTCATGCAGTTCGTCGTGCTCCTGACGGAAGCGCTTTCGAGAAGTG CGAAAATTGTGGTGTTTTGGCGGCAATTGCTTTGGCTGATATGCACGAATGCGAAGCTGAACCCAAAAAGGCTGTGAAGAGATTCAAAGGTCTCAATGGGAAGCAAAACATTGTGGAAGGCTGCAATAGTGACCAACCCAGATCGCCGTTTCGATTCTTTAT GGAAGATTTTATGAACACATGCAAGAAGGGGAAACTGATTGAGATTGATCAAAAAGGGTTTGAGATTTGGAAGAACATGTCTAAGGAG GAGAGGCAGCCATATGTCAACAAAGCTCAAAAGGTGAACTCAGCTTATGTTAAGAGTTTGATTCAAGAGGTTGACTATTCATCAGAG GTGGATGAAGAGGTAGATTCAGCAACTGTGGGGAAGTTTGATCCG CTCTATGAAGTCGATGGATGCAATGACTACTCtgatagttttgatggtttgagaAGTTTCAACACCTGGGAATT GGAAATGGTGAAACCATGGATTACTGGAAAATGGAGTTCTCGGTCTCTCTGA
- the LOC110619257 gene encoding 5-amino-6-(5-phospho-D-ribitylamino)uracil phosphatase, chloroplastic: MECSCTNFRSSSSLLLSHSTPTSRLPHSLFPSKLRLPKLKVRNHLVIKNACGFDENGSVNGFPITPDKLFVQEAIGAEYGEGFETFRLDGPLKVDVDFLNDRLQEGFLQRIRYAMKPDEAYGLIFSWDNVVADTRAMKLNIWKQLASEEGKEIPDDGYAQRLMLYAGADHVFEKVLRWATVESEVDRLKLRLSQLYYDHLLRLREPIEGLKEWLDAVARAGIPCAVVSSLDRINMVGALERMGLKKYFQATVSEEDGMESIAHRFLSAAIKLDRKPSKCVVFEDDPRGITAAHNCTMMAVALIGAHPAYDLVQADLAVGSFNELSVINLRRLFANKGSGFMDRQKQIIEKSPSKRKLSIDTIF, translated from the exons ATGGAGTGCAGTTGCACCAATTTTAGGAGCTCTTCTTCTTTGCTACTATCGCATTCTACACCTACTTCTCGTCTTCCTCACTCTCTCTTCCCTTCCAAGCTCAGATTACCG AAACTAAAGGTTCGGAATCATTTAGTGATAAAAAACGCTTGTGGGTTCGACGAAAATGGCTCCGTTAATGGATTTCCCATCACACCCGACAAGCTTTTTGTGCAAGAG GCAATTGGAGCTGAATATGGAGAAGGTTTTGAGACATTTAGACTAGATGGGCCTTTGAAGGTTGATGTG GATTTTTTGAATGATAGACTGCAAGAAGGTTTTCTTCAACGAATACGCTATGCCATGAAACCAGATGAAGCTTATGGCCTTATTTTCTCATGGGATAATGTTGTG GCAGATACTCGGGCTATGAAACTGAATATATGGAAGCAGCTTGCATCCGAAGAGG GAAAGGAAATTCCTGATGATGGATATGCACAAAGGTTGATGCTATATGCAGGTGCTGATCATGTATTTGAGAAG GTATTACGCTGGGCGACAGTAGAAAGTGAAGTGGATAGATTGAAATTGAGGCTATCACAGCTGTATTATGATCATCTACTCAGA CTCAGGGAACCCATTGAGGGGCTGAAAGAGTGGCTGGATGCTGTAGCAAGAGCTGGCATTCCTTGTGCTGTTGTTTCAAGTCTAGATCGGATAAACATGGTTGGGGCCCTGGAGAGGATGGGGCTGAAGAAGTATTTTCAG GCGACAGTGTCTGAGGAAGATGGTATGGAGTCAATAGCTCATAGATTTCTTTCTGCAGCGATAAAG CTGGATAGGAAACCATCCAAATGTGTTGTGTTTGAGGATGATCCCAGAGGCATAACTGCCGCTCACAACTGCACCATGATGGCTGTTGCATTGATTGGTGCTCATCCTGC GTATGATCTGGTGCAGGCTGATCTTGCAGTTGGTAGCTTCAATGAGCTTTCAGTGATAAATCTTCGGAGATTATTTGCTAACAAGGGTTCTGGATTTATGGACAGGCAAAAGCAGATTATAGAGAAATCTCCCTCAAAAAGAAAGCTATCTATTGATACCATTTTCTGA
- the LOC110619094 gene encoding uroporphyrinogen decarboxylase, chloroplastic isoform X2 yields the protein MAKYIQYQADNGAQAVQIFDSWATELSPVDFEEFSLPYLKQIVDTLRKTHPDLPLILYASGSGSLLERLALTGVDVVSLDWTVDMAEGRRRLGPDMAVQGNVDPGVLFGSNEFIANRINDVVRRAGRGKHILDLGHGIVVGTPEENVAHFFEVQLLLENVEKNPHQLGRKKKKGM from the exons ATGGCAAAATATATTCAATATCAAGCTGATAATGGGGCTCAAGCTGTTCAAATCTTTGACTCATGGGCCACAGAACTTAGCCCCGTGGATTTCGAGGAGTTCAGTCTTCCATACTTGAAGCAGATTGTGGATACCTTGAGAAAAACACATCCAGATCTCCCCCTAATCCTCTATGCAAGTGGATCTGGTAGCTTGCTTGAGAGGCTAGCTTTGACAGGTGTGGATGTAGTTAGCTTGGATTGGACAGTGGATATGGCTGAAGGTAGGAGGCGATTGGGACCCGATATGGCGGTTCAGGGAAATGTGGATCCTGGTGTTCTTTTTGGCTCAAATGAGTTTATCGCTAATCGGATAAACGATGTTGTGAGAAGAGCCGGAAGAGGGAAACATATATTGGATCTTGGTCATGGAATTGTAGTAGGCACACCAGAGGAGAATGTTGCTCATTTTTTTGAG GTTCAGTTACTCTTGGAGAATGTGGAAAAGAATCCACATCAGTtgggaagaaagaaaaaaaagggaatGTAA
- the LOC110618831 gene encoding uncharacterized protein LOC110618831, whose translation MLSKRHEAAISLQIKQDDKFFTRIMSKETSMANSSCRIYYGGASGAVPFMWESTPGTPKHNFADNSVPPLTPPPSYYSTSKSKSTYKRSAKQNPLSFIFSKLISQNSKKSHVLPSSSMSSTSTPSFLSPSNFKNSKSRNQPFFLCLTSPIHTIDDEEDDGDYNEYRIKPPTPTLCYG comes from the coding sequence ATGCTAAGTAAAAGACATGAAGCTGCAATATCTTTACAAATCAAGCAAGACGACAAGTTCTTCACTAGAATCATGTCTAAAGAAACCTCCATGGCTAATTCTTCTTGCAGGATTTACTATGGTGGAGCTTCAGGCGCAGTTCCTTTCATGTGGGAGTCAACACCAGGTACTCCTAAGCACAATTTTGCTGATAACTCTGTTCCTCCATTGACGCCTCCTCCTTCATACTACTCAACTTCTAAATCAAAATCTACGTACAAGAGATCGGCAAAGCAAAATCCCTTGAGCTTTATTTTCTCTAAGCTTATCTCGCAAAATAGTAAAAAGTCTCATGTTTTGCCTTCATCTTCGATGTCTTCTACTTCAACGCCATCTTTTTTGTCCCCATCAAATTTTAAGAACTCAAAATCGCGAAATCAGCCATTTTTTCTGTGTTTAACGTCTCCTATTCATACaattgatgatgaagaagatgaTGGCGACTATAATGAGTATAGAATTAAACCGCCTACTCCAACATTGTGCTATGGTTGA
- the LOC110619255 gene encoding CBL-interacting protein kinase 2 → MEHKGNVLMQRYDFGRLLGQGNFAKVYYARNLQTGQSVAIKVIDKEKILKVGLINQIKREISVMKLVKHPNVLQLYEVMASKSKIYFAIEYAKGGELFKKVAKGRLKEDVARNYFQQLISAVDFCHSRGVYHRDLKPENLLLDENGVLKVSDFGLSALVESKSQDGLLHTTCGTPAYVAPEVIKSKGYDGAKADIWSCGVILYVLLAGYLPFHDANLISLYRKITKAEYKCPNWFLPEVRKLVSKMLDPNPSTRISIEKIMENPWFRKGFNPKAAETKIDVKKLDPLVADTTLDPYENAFIFAEDKKELNRPISLNAFDIISLSNGLDLSGFFTKSQQEKETKFTSMHSASTIISKLEDTAKHLHLEVKKKDRGLLKLKGSEEGRKGALSIDAEIFEFTPSFHMVEVKKSAGDTLEYTQILEQGLRPALKDIVWVWQGEQQQKQQQAHSS, encoded by the coding sequence ATGGAGCATAAAGGCAATGTATTGATGCAGAGGTATGACTTTGGGCGATTGTTAGGCCAAGGAAATTTTGCTAAGGTTTACTATGCAAGGAACCTTCAAACTGGTCAGAGTGTAGCTATTAAGGTTATTGACAAGGAGAAGATTCTGAAAGTGGGGCTGATTAATCAGATCAAGAGGGAGATATCCGTTATGAAACTCGTTAAACATCCAAATGTTTTACAACTTTATGAGGTCATGGCCTCCAAAAGCAAGATTTACTTTGCCATAGAATATGCTAAAGGTGGTGAGCTCTTTAAGAAGGTAGCAAAAGGAAGGCTCAAAGAAGATGTTGCAAGGAACTATTTTCAACAGTTAATCAGTGCAGTTGATTTTTGTCACAGCAGAGGTGTCTATCACCGGGATTTGAAACCAGAGAACTTACTACTGGATGAAAATGGAGTTTTAAAGGTATCAGATTTTGGATTAAGTGCACTTGTCGAGTCCAAGAGCCAAGATGGTTTGCTCCACACAACTTGTGGAACTCCTGCATACGTTGCTCCTGAAGTTATCAAGAGTAAAGGCTATGATGGGGCCAAGGCTGACATTTGGTCTTGTGGTGTAATCTTATATGTATTGCTGGCTGGTTATCTCCCATTCCATGATGCAAATTTGATTTCTTTGTACAGGAAAATAACCAAGGCAGAATATAAATGCCCCAACTGGTTTCTGCCTGAAGTGCGCAAGCTGGTCTCGAAAATGCTCGACCCTAATCCAAGTACTAGAATTTCCATTGAAAAAATAATGGAAAATCCCTGGTTTAGAAAAGGGTTCAACCCGAAAGCTGCtgaaactaaaattgatgttaaGAAATTGGATCCTTTGGTGGCTGATACAACTTTGGATCCTTATGAGAATGCTTTCATTTTTGCTGAAGATAAGAAAGAGTTGAACAGACCTATAAGCCTGAATGCTTTTGATATCATCTCTCTTTCAAATGGGCTTGACTTGTCTGGTTTTTTCACCAAAAGTCAGCAGGAGAAAGAAACAAAATTCACATCAATGCACTCTGCCTCAACTATCATATCTAAATTAGAAGACACAGCTAAGCATCTGCATTTGGAAGTAAAGAAAAAGGATAGAGGGCTGTTGAAGTTGAAGGGATCTGAAGAAGGTAGAAAGGGGGCATTGTCCATTGATGCAGAAATATTTGAGTTTACTCCATCTTTTCATATGGTAGAGGTGAAAAAATCAGCTGGTGATACATTGGAATACACACAGATATTGGAACAAGGTTTAAGGCCAGCTCTCAAGGACATTGTCTGGGTATGGCAAGGGGAACAGCAGCAGAAACAACAACAGGCGCATTCGTCATAG
- the LOC110618753 gene encoding WEB family protein At2g40480 gives MADASDSVAEPVPGTPGIREVNSDMGPESFGLCSQENGANNGTTRKVGMRAEIDTSPPFGSVKEAVTRFGGSGSWIPYYKGFEEMDIKKIEEQAAALEKDLIRKELETLDVLEELGTTKRIVEELKLQLQKEALKCLTIPDEHMSSPAIKEMNKENYSFHVDYRDPRMGSLSSCTTSSPELILMELKQAKLNLGKTINDLGVIQTSVESLNKKMRKEKTFLQKTRKRITSKFAGVLSLEEELKQAREKPHVADNVITDSKSEPLKKMAEAEKSEVSRAILANEQTKTNLRTAELKLLAARKMEEAARAAEAVALAEIKALSSNETPSGFVLPEPEKIALFEVRSPLITKTQKAEGLAKKVDIAKLQKREANIHKSSVLKKLREATEEVKRSKQALEEALTKVEMSNRKQFAIEEAIRKWMPENDQERQAAYYATTLGNFHLHQPENLQDSPLNAVRASNLANDDPKPVLRSTISMRDALSRKQVIPEEYAMARPIEGCEERHKVALSQMLHELREDLAFHPRAEKDGGDQKQLLAQRRKFGFIHISLPMTKPSKKKTQDFHNVMH, from the exons ATGGCGGATGCTTCGGATTCTGTCGCTGAACCGGTACCCGGAACTCCAGGAATCCGGGAAGTTAACTCCGATATGGGGCCCGAGAGTTTCGGGCTTTGCTCCCAAGAGAATGGTGCTAACAACGGGACGACGAGGAAGGTGGGTATGAGAGCAGAGATTGACACGTCGCCGCCGTTCGGCTCAGTCAAGGAGGCTGTGACCCGGTTTGGAGGAAGCGGGTCCTGGATTCCTTATTACAAG GGCTTTGAGGAGATGGACATAAAGAAAATTGAGGAACAGGCAGCAGCATTGGAGAAGGATCTTATTAGGAAAGAATTGGAAACGCTTGATGTTCTTGAAGAACTTGGAACAACAAAAAGAATTGTTGAAGAGTTAAAGCTGCAGCTGCAGAAAGAAGCATTGAAATGTTTGACAATCCCAGATGAGCATATGTCAAGTCCTGCTATCAAAGAAATGAACAAGGAAAATTATAGCTTCCATGTCGACTACCGAGACCCAAGAATGGGAAGTTTGAGCTCTTGCACAACATCATCCCCTGAATTGATCTTAATGGAATTGAAGCAAGCGAAACTGAACCTTGGTAAAACTATTAATGACCTTGGAGTGATTCAAACTTCGGTTGAATCTTTGAATAAGAAAATGAGGAAAGAGAAGACTTTTCTTCAGAAAACCCGCAAGAGGATAACGTCAAAATTTGCAGGTGTGTTGTCTTTGGAAGAGGAGCTAAAACAAGCAAGAGAGAAGCCACATGTTGCAGACAATGTGATAACTGATTCCAAGTCAGAGCCGTTGAAGAAAATGGCTGAAGCTGAAAAATCAGAAGTTTCAAGAGCAATTTTAGCAAATGAACAAACCAAGACAAATTTAAGGACTGCTGAATTGAAGTTGCTTGCtgccagaaaaatggaggaaGCAGCAAGGGCAGCAGAAGCTGTTGCCTTAGCCGAAATCAAGGCTTTATCAAGCAATGAGACCCCGTCAGGATTTGTACTGCCAGAGCCTGAGAAAATAGCCTTATTTGAGGTACGGTCACCCCTGATTACTAAAACTCAAAAAGCAGAGGGGCTTGCCAAGAAAGTAGACATTGCCAAGCTCCAAAAGCGTGAAGCTAATATCCATAAATCATCTGTTCTAAAGAAATTGAGGGAGGCAACAGAAGAAGTTAAACGAAGTAAACAAGCCTTAGAAGAAGCTTTAACCAAAGTAGAAATGTCAAATAGAAAGCAATTTGCTATTGAAGAAGCTATTCGCAAATGGATGCCAGAGAATGATCAAGAGAGACAGGCAGCATATTATGCAACTACGCTTGGTAATTTTCATTTGCATCAACCTGAGAACCTTCAAGATTCCCCACTAAATGCAGTGAGGGCTTCAAATCTAGCTAATGATGATCCAAAGCCTGTTTTAAGATCAACGATTTCAATGCGGGATGCGCTCAGCAGGAAGCAGGTTATTCCTGAAGAATATGCAATGGCAAGGCCTATAGAAGGCTGCGAAGAAAGGCATAAAGTGGCTTTGAGTCAAATGCTTCATGAACTGAGAGAGGATCTAGCATTTCATCCAAGAGCTGAGAAAGATGGAGGTGATCAAAAGCAGTTGTTGGCACAAAGGAGAAAGTTCGGGTTCATTCACATATCATTGCCAATGACAAAACCAAGTAAGAAAAAGACACAAGATTTCCACAATGTGATGCATTAG
- the LOC110619094 gene encoding uroporphyrinogen decarboxylase, chloroplastic isoform X1 yields the protein MTLLQVLHALLKKFATSMAKYIQYQADNGAQAVQIFDSWATELSPVDFEEFSLPYLKQIVDTLRKTHPDLPLILYASGSGSLLERLALTGVDVVSLDWTVDMAEGRRRLGPDMAVQGNVDPGVLFGSNEFIANRINDVVRRAGRGKHILDLGHGIVVGTPEENVAHFFEVQLLLENVEKNPHQLGRKKKKGM from the exons ATGACCCTCCTACAGGTACTTCATGCTTTGCTTAAAAAATTTGCTACATCAATGGCAAAATATATTCAATATCAAGCTGATAATGGGGCTCAAGCTGTTCAAATCTTTGACTCATGGGCCACAGAACTTAGCCCCGTGGATTTCGAGGAGTTCAGTCTTCCATACTTGAAGCAGATTGTGGATACCTTGAGAAAAACACATCCAGATCTCCCCCTAATCCTCTATGCAAGTGGATCTGGTAGCTTGCTTGAGAGGCTAGCTTTGACAGGTGTGGATGTAGTTAGCTTGGATTGGACAGTGGATATGGCTGAAGGTAGGAGGCGATTGGGACCCGATATGGCGGTTCAGGGAAATGTGGATCCTGGTGTTCTTTTTGGCTCAAATGAGTTTATCGCTAATCGGATAAACGATGTTGTGAGAAGAGCCGGAAGAGGGAAACATATATTGGATCTTGGTCATGGAATTGTAGTAGGCACACCAGAGGAGAATGTTGCTCATTTTTTTGAG GTTCAGTTACTCTTGGAGAATGTGGAAAAGAATCCACATCAGTtgggaagaaagaaaaaaaagggaatGTAA